A stretch of the Panicum virgatum strain AP13 chromosome 9N, P.virgatum_v5, whole genome shotgun sequence genome encodes the following:
- the LOC120689247 gene encoding translation initiation factor IF-2-like: MVFASTPSPKPRNTSQGAKRVNRPRQPHTDLASPDEEPTNPRPTPASEGVGSGDADPHPEWRQDVAEASPHNPKEGTDGRQRPAPVKGAQIRAPAPVPGERRWRPAGTEDVGRCGGNAPSRRRSSRRRPAPPGAHGAAAPDDKAHPARKAQIRGMGRWIRRTVAGCRRTAAGPQRKTTT; this comes from the coding sequence ATGGTTTTCGCCTCGACCCCATCCCCAAAGCCCCGCAACACCAGCCAAGGTGCAAAGAGGGTAAACCGACCACGGCAACCCCACACAGATCTGGCATCTCCCGACGAGGAACCGACGAACCCGCGGCCCACCCCGGCGAGCGAGGGCGTCGGCAGCGGGGACGCCGACCCCCACCCGGAGTGGCGCCAGGACGTGGCGGAGGCCAGCCCCCACAACCCAAAGGAGGGCACGGACGGGAGGCAGCGGCCCGCGCCAGTGAAGGGAGCCCAGATCCGGGCCCCAGCACCTGTCCCCGGCgaaaggcggtggcggccggcgggcaccGAGGATGTCGGAAGGTGCGGAGGCAACGCCCCAAGCCGGAGGCGGAGCAGCAGACGACGGCCAGCCCCGCCCGGagcccatggcgccgccgcccccgacgaCAAGGCCCACCCGGCCAGGAAGGCACAGATCCGCGGCATGGGGAGGTGGATCCGGCGAACGGTGGCCGGATgccgg